A single region of the Fusarium fujikuroi IMI 58289 draft genome, chromosome FFUJ_chr05 genome encodes:
- a CDS encoding related to gamma-glutamylcysteine synthetase produces the protein MGLLALGTALDWPDAKKRAPQVREWGIKQLLEIWNKAKGKERDALLWGDEVEYLVVVYSEDNQRVLLSLRQAEILEALATDKELEKQGGCVPDLQGVDTASAKKKERTIPVFHPEFGRFMLEATPGKPWGIGFRELLDVEPDMKLRRKIAKEHMLSTEYPITLTTYPQIGVPGQFTDPYFPPSGPRLRSQFVPDEIANPHIRFPTLAANIRSRRGRKVQVNVPIYHDKNTPRPWKDPTVDFEKHDWPEDDDVRNGAAPDDFIHMDAMAFGMGSCCLQITFQAKNITEGRMLYDQLSPLGPIMLALTAATPVYKGFLANTDVRWNQISRSVDCRTPEELGEKPLTEGVRRIPKSRYASNSTYIAIDPRLRNEYLDPDLVYDSDIKRQLLEGGMDDRLATHFAHLFIRDPIVVFEEDLQELDLSKTDHFENIQSTNWQHMRFKPPPADNSIGWRVEFRSMEIQITDFENAAFSVFMVLVTRAILSFDLNFYIPIKKVDENMERAHAVDAVLKEKFYFRRNPFPSRPSRANTTFGDESRPGSAHPSRPASPGGPVEHEFEEMTVNDIINGSESGEFPGLIPIVESYLDSVNVDVSTRCHLSTYLDLISRRASGNLDTTARWIRNFIDVHPSYKHDSVVNDEINHDLIGAVIAIGERETAGRDFAGLGIHGLERLLNGFRGGCGGSSTAPNGETNGAQADATNGSLKRKSEWIEGQETES, from the exons ATGGGCCTCCT AGCCTTGGGAACAGCCCTCGATTGGCCCGATGCTAAGAAGCGCGCTCCTCAAGTCAGAGAATGGGGCATCAAG CAACTTCTGGAGATATGGAACAAGGCCAAAGGAAAGGAGCGCGATGCTCTCCTCTGGGGCGACGAG GTCGAGTATCTTGTGGTAGTTTACTCAGAGGACAACCAGCGAGTGCTGTTGTCTCTTCGTCAAGCAGAGATTCTTGAGGCGTTGGCTACTGATAAGGAACTGGAAAAGCAAGGTGGCTGTGTCCCAGATCTTCAAGGCGTCGACACAGCAAGCGCGAAAAAAAA AGAGAGGACGATCCCTGTCTTTCACCCTGAGTTTGGACGCTTCATGCTGGAAGCGACCCCAGGAAAGCCTTGGGGCATCGGCTTCAGGGAGCTACTCGACGTGGAACCAGACATGAAGTTGCGGAGAAAGATCGCCAAAGAGCACATGCTTTCAACTGAATATCCCATCACACTCACGACATACCCTCAAATCGGCGTTCCCGGACAATTCACCGACCCCTACTTTCCGCCCTCAGGGCCGCGCCTCCGCTCTCAGTTTGTCCCGGATGAGATCGCCAACCCCCATATCAGATTCCCAACTCTAGCCGCAAACATACGATCTCGACGGGGCCGCAAGGTTCAGGTCAATGTTCCTATCTATCACGACAAGAACACACCAAGACCCTGGAAGGATCCTACCGTGGACTTTGAGAAGCATGACTGGCCCGAAGACGATGACGTACGAAATGGAGCTGCCCCTGACGACTTCATCCATATGGATGCCATGGCTTTCGGAATGGGTAGTTGTTGTCTCCAGATCACTTTCCaggccaagaacatcaccgAAGGAAGAATGCTCTATGATCAGCTGAGCCCGCTTGGTCCCATCATGCTCGCATTGACTGCTGCTACGCCTGTGTATAAGGGGTTCCTTGCCAACACCGACGTGCGGTGGAATCAGATCAGCCGCTCCGTGGACTGCAGAACCCCCGAGGAGTTGGGAGAAAAG CCCCTCACAGAAGGCGTCCGAAGGATACCAAAGTCACGATACGCCTCCAACTCAACATATATTGCCATAGACCCTCGGTTGAGGAACGAGTACCTCGATCCTGATCTGGTCTACGACTCTGACATCAAGCgccagcttctcgaaggaGGCATGGATGATCGACTGGCCACTCACTTCGCTCACCTTTTCATCCGGGACCCCATTGTTGTCTTTGAGGAGGACCTCCAGGAGTTGGACCTCAGCAAGACTGACCACTTTGAGAACATTCAGTCAACTAACTGGCAGCACATGCGTTTCAAGCCCCCGCCTGCTGATAACAGCATCGGCTGGCGAGTCGAGTTCCGCTCCATGGAGATTCAGATCACGGATTTCGAGAACGCGGCTTTCTCTGTCTTTATGGTCTTGGTCACACGTGCAATCCTGTCATTTGACCTCAACTTTTACATTCCTATCAAGAAGGTCGACGAAAACATGGAGCGTGCACACGCAGTCGATGCTGTtctgaaggagaagttctACTTCCGGCGCAACCCTTTCCCTAGCCGCCCCTCGAGAGCCAACACCACCTTTGGTGACGAAAGTCGACCCGGCTCAGCACATCCTAGTCGGCCAGCATCACCTGGAGGCCCGGTGGAGCATGAATTTGAGGAGATGACAGTGAATGACATTATCAACGGCTCGGAGTCGGGAGAATTCCCCGGCTTGATCCCCATTGTCGAGAGCTATCTTGACAGCGTCAACGTTGACGTATCGACTCGATGCCATCTGTCTACATATCTCGATCTGATTTCGCGGCGAGCTTCAGGAAATCTTGACACAACAGCCAGATGGATCCGCAACTTCATTGACGTGCACCCCAGTTACAAGCATGACAGCGTTGTCAACGACGAGATCAACCATGATCTTATCGGCGCCGTGATTGCCATCGGAGAGCGGGAGACGGCCGGGCGTGACTTTGCAGGTCTCGGGATCCACGGCCTAGAGCGTCTGCTGAACGGCTTCCGTGGAGGATGCGGCGGTTCAAGCACAGCACCCAACGGAGAGACCAACGGAGCACAGGCGGATGCCACTAACGGGTCACTGAAGCGCAAGAGCGAGTGGATTGAAGGCCAGGAGACTGAGTCATGA
- a CDS encoding related to NsdD protein — protein MATATLITPAAHYPPQPQPQPQPPFSSYSQPSSGAASIANMISEPRKPADDQEPSNRQSLPSISEVIQGTKPGAYPVAHAPGLQSGSSLPSPFAPAPRSFPEAEKRSSPQPLHPTSSFPRQDGPAFADSPRPHFNNRPSLPPVSDRRQSPSAKADLPPHHHHHPEQKLPEPHHPLNGAYAHPPHPPPAPPPAPVAYQPGQLPPGQMPLPAYPISPRHGMPPHIPGSYDPRAPPHMDDPEYARARYEATVDRHYESWNYQDSLSRIGTSSRTIFNFAEAYSRIAQEQHGAHPIPARLPTEREVSDMLSNIELVKRSLEQVRDLVQTSIQNERAREGSKMKGPYEEEHDVNMYGDGMKPAYGMAEVKKRRGRAAPPGRCHSCNRIDTPEWRRGPDGARTLCNACGLHYAKLERKRQLEQRSIRPKDEAHRQ, from the exons ATGGCAACGGCAACCCTCATCACACCGGCCGCCCACTAcccacctcaacctcaacctcaacctcaaccgcCTTTCTCCAGTTATTCACAACCCAGCTCTGGTGCCGCCAGTATCGCCAACATGATTTCTGAACCGCGAAAACCAGCCGACGATCAGGAGCCCTCAAATCGCCAGTCGCTGCCCTCAATCTCGGAGGTCATCCAGGGCACTAAACCTGGAGCTTATCCTGTTGCACATGCGCCGGGTCTGCAGTCAGGTTCGAGTTTGCCGTCGCCCTTCGCACCAGCTCCTCGATCATTCccagaggctgagaagcgttcgtctcctcaacctctccaccCGACCTCATCCTTTCCTCGGCAAGATGGACCTGCCTTTGCGGActctcctcgtcctcatttCAACAACCGACCATCGCTCCCTCCTGTCTCTGACCGTCGCCAGAGTCCCTCAGCCAAAGCTGATCTACCTccacaccaccaccaccatcccGAGCAGAAGCTTCCTGAACCTCACCACCCACTCAATGGTGCCTAcgctcatcctcctcatcctcctcctgctcctcctcctgctcctgtcGCATATCAGCCTGGCCAGCTGCCTCCAGGTCAAATGCCCCTGCCTGCGTATCCTATTTCCCCTAGACACGGAATGCCACCACATATCCCTGGATCTTACGATCCCAGAGCGCCTCCCCACATGGACGACCCTGAATATGCCCGAGCCAGATACGAAGCTACAGTTGACAGGCACTACGAAAGCTGGAACTATCAAGACTCGTTGAGTCGA ATCGGCACCTCGTCTCGTACGATTTTTAATTTTGCTGAAGCTTACAGCAGAATCGCCCAAGAACAGCACGGAGCTCACCCTATCCCAGCTCGACTGCCTACCGAACGAGAAGTTAGCGATATGCTCAGCAATATCGAACTTGTCAAGAGATCACTGGAGCAAGTACGTGACTTGGTGCAAACTTCGATCCAGAACGAACGAGCCCGAGAAGGGTCCAAGATGAAGGGGCCTTATGAGGAAGAGCACGACGTGAACATGTACGGCGATGGAATGAAGCCAGCATATGGCATGGCGGAAGTTAAAAAGCGTCGAGGT CGTGCTGCTCCTCCTGGACGATGCCACAGTTGCAATCGAATCGACACCCCTGAATGGCGACGTGGGCCTGATGGAGCCCGGACTCTCTGCAACGCCTGCGGGTTGCATTACGCCAAACTGGAAAGAAAACGCCAACTCGAGCAGAGGTCGATTCGTCCTAAAGATGAGGCTCATCGACAATGA
- a CDS encoding related to MYG1 protein codes for MAESASKRVKTTGNGPLIGTHNGHFHADEALAVHMLRRLPAYRDASLVRTRDPAVLATCHTVVDVGGEYDAEKRRFDHHQRGFTTTFPDRPTKLSSAGLVFLHFGRAIVAERLGQPEDSADVDLIYKKLYENFVEALDAHDNGISVFDPAGIAAAGLEKRFSEGAFGLGAMVGRLNPKWNDPTPSDPAEAQAAEDAKFNEASNRIGEEFDRDLDGYAGSWLPARTIVQEAFTKRTQYDEQGRLLVLEGQSVPWKDHLYTLEDGTPSVLYVLYAEKPEPGAKWRIQCVPESKDSFVSRKPLPEAWRGFRDAELDGISGIPGCVFVHAAGFIGGNKTFEGAKQMALKALDA; via the coding sequence ATGGCCGAATCAGCATCCAAGCGCGTCAAGACCACGGGCAACGGTCCCCTCATTGGCACTCACAATGGCCACTTCCACGCTGACGAGGCCCTCGCCGTCCATATGCTCCGCCGCCTCCCCGCCTACCGTGATGCCTCTCTTGTCCGTACCCGCGACCCTGCCGTCCTGGCTACCTGCCACACTGTTGTCGACGTTGGCGGCGAGTACGACGCTGAGAAGCGTCGTTTCGATCATCATCAGCGCGGCTTCACAACCACCTTTCCCGACCGTCCTACAAAGCTCTCCAGCGCCGGTCTTGTCTTCCTGCACTTTGGCCGGGCCATCGTTGCTGAGCGCCTTGGACAACCCGAGGACTCTGCCGACGTTGATTTGATTTACAAGAAACTGTACGAGAACTTTGTTGAAGCCCTCGACGCCCACGACAATGGTATTTCTGTTTTCGACCCTGCTGGTATCGCCGCTGCAGGTCTTGAGAAACGCTTTAGCGAGGGCGCCTTTGGCCTTGGTGCCATGGTCGGACGTCTGAACCCCAAGTGGAACGACCCTACGCCATCTGATCCCGCCGAGGCTCAGGCAGCTGAGGATGCCAAATTCAACGAGGCCAGCAACCGCATTGGCGAGGAGTTCGACAGAGACCTTGACGGCTACGCCGGTTCTTGGCTCCCTGCCCGCACCATCGTCCAGGAAGCCTTCACCAAGCGCACACAGTACGACGAGCAGGGCCGTCTGCTTGTTCTCGAGGGCCAGTCTGTGCCCTGGAAGGACCATCTTTATACTCTCGAGGACGGTACTCCTTCAGTGCTCTACGTTCTATACGCTGAGAAGCCTGAGCCTGGCGCCAAGTGGCGTATCCAATGTGTTCCTGAGAGCAAGGACTCTTTCGTCAGTCGAAAGCCCTTGCCCGAGGCATGGAGAGGATTCCGCGATGCTGAGCTAGATGGCATCAGTGGCATTCCTGGCTGCGTCTTTGTTCATGCAGCTGGCTTCATTGGTGGTAACAAGACTTTCGAGGGTGCCAAGCAAATGGCGCTCAAGGCTCTGGATGCTTAA
- a CDS encoding cAMP-regulated phosphoprotein family protein: MNPHQKNKVDVKSLTPEEQRLFRLYGKLPSRSDHFAKHLKDRKYFDSGDYAMSKAGKGDGVDAGAVGSQHPVPENIPHLSSPVNGSGANVPKHAHHGSVPGIQAGSPIKESSFLKSETSADETEGNDADKSKDADAAIPEPVAAGGEGIPIRR, translated from the exons ATGAACCCTcatcagaagaacaaggtcgaCGTCAAG TCACTCACTCCTGAGGAGCAGCGACTTTTCCGCCTCTACGGCAAGCTGCCCTCTCGATCCGACCACTTCGCCAAGCATCTCAAGGATCGTAAATACTTCGACTCGGGCGACTATGCCATGTCCAAGGCCGGCAAGGGCGACggtgttgatgctggtgcCGTCGGCTCTCAGCATCCAGTCCCTGAGAACATCCCCCACCTCTCTTCCCCAGTGAACGGCTCCGGAGCCAACGTACCCAAGCACGCCCACCACGGCTCCGTGCCCGGCATCCAGGCCGGCAGCCCTATCAAGGAGAgcagcttcctcaagagcGAGACCAGCGCTGACGAGACCGAGGGTAATGATGCCGACAAGTCCAAAGACGCAGACGCTGCTATACCTGAGCCCGTTGCCGCTGGCGGCGAGGGCATCCCAATCCGGCGATAG